CGTTTTGTTTGTTAATTCGCGAATAGACAGGGAAGAGCTGTGCGGCCAGAGCCCCCTGTGCGCCATTGACCTGGAGGTGATAGTGGACAAACCCCTGAGGATATTTCACGTGGAAGTGGAGATACAGGATATAAACGACAATGCTCCTGTTTTCTCGGTAAATGAACAAAACCTGAGTATAGCAGAATCACTAACTCTTCCAGGTTCGCGTTTCCCACTAGAGGGCGCGTCTGACGCAGATATTGGTACAAACTCTCTGCTAACCTATAAACTCAGCCCAAGTGAACATTTCATTGTAGAGGAGAAAACGAAGGAGAAAAGTAAATCTTTAATGCTTGTGTTAAAGAAACCTCTTGATAGGGAGGAAATCCCTGCGCATCATTTATTACTCACGGCTATTGATGGGGGCAAACCGGAGCTCACCGGCACAGTTCAGCTGGTGATCACTGTGCTGGATGCCAATGATAACGCGCCTGTATTTAACCAATCCGTTTATCAAATCAAATTATTGGAAAATGCACCTAACGGGACGTTAGTCATAAAACTCAACGCCACTGACATGGATGAGGGCATTAATAAGAATATTTCCTATTCGTTTACCAACCAAATTTCTCCAAACATAAGAAAGGTTTTCAGGATAGAACAAAATACTGGAGAAATCAGGATTAAAGGAAATATAGATTTTGAAGATATTAATCTGTTTGAAATTCAAGTTGAGGCAAAGGATAAGGGGAATCCCCCGTTAGTGGGACACTGCAAAGTTTTGATAGACGTTTTAGACGTGAACGATAACGCCCCTGAGCTGGCCGTGACTTCCCTTTCTCTGCCGGTGCCGGAGGACGCTCCCCCGGGGACAGTGGTGGCTCTTATTAGCGTCTCTGACCGGGACTCGGGAGACAACGGCAAAGTCACCTGCTCCATCCCCCCGAACCTGCCCTTTCGGCTCGTCTCCACCTTTAAGAATTATCACTCGCTGGTGCTGGCGGAGGCCGTGGATCGGGAGCGAGTGTCTGAATATAAGATCCTGGTGACAGCCAGAGACGAAGGGACCCCGTCTCTCTCggccagcagcagcattttggtgCCGATCGCGGATGTGAACGATAACGCCCCTGCTTTCCCCCAGCCCGTTTACAGGGTGTTTGTGAAGGAAAACAACCCGCCCGGGGCCCATCTCTTCACCGTGTCGGCCTCGGACCCGGACCTGAGGGAAAACGCCTTTGTGAGCTACTCGGTGGTGGAGCGGAGTGTGGGAGAGCAGCCCCTGTCCAGCTACATCTCGGTGCACTCGGAGAGCGGGCACATCTATGCCCTGCAGCCCTTTGATTACGaggagctgcaagtgctgcagTTCCAGGTGAGCGCGAGGGACGCCGGGTTCCCGTCGTTGTGCGGGAACGTGACTGTGCAGCTCTTTGTCCTGGATGAAAATGACAACGCGCCCGCAGTGTCCCCGGCTGGCTCCGGCCGCGGCTCGCCAGGGCCCGAGCTGGTTCCGCTGTCGGCCGGCGCAGGGCACGTGGTGGGCAAGATCCGAGCGGTGGATGCGGATTCCGGCTACAACGCGTGGCTTCGCTACGAAgtgcaggagcccagggctgcgggGCCTTTCCGGGTGGGTGTGTACAGCGGGGAGATCAGCACCACGCGGGCCTTGGAGGAGGCGGACGGCCCCAGCCAGAGACTCGTGATCCTGGTGAAGGACCATGGGGAGCCGGCGCTGTCAGCGACAGCCACTGTCAGCCTGTCCCTGGTGGAGAGTCCCCAGGCTGTGAAATGGGACTCGAGGCAAAAGGGCGGGAGCGAAGGGCCCTTGGTTGATATGAACGTATCTTTAATGATCGCCATTTGTTCGGTGTCCGGGCTGTTTGTGCTGGTGATTGTCGTGTACGTTGGCCTGAGATGCCACCCGGGTCCGGAAGTGATGTGCGGGCCTGGGAAAGCCACCGTGGTGTGCTCGAGCGAAGTGGGGAGTTGGTCCTATTCCCAGCGCCAGAGTCGGAACTTGTGTGTAGGGGAAGGCACCACTAAGAATGACCTCATGGTTTTCAGCCCCAATTTTCCTAACTCCGCAGAGAACAAGGAGAAGGAGACGCCCAATCTATGCGGCACGGTTGGTTAAATAATATTTCCCGCCACAATACATTGTTTCCAGTGTCTCACTGAAGATTATTTTAAAGTAGTTAGTAGTGATTCtctaattaatttatatttttgtaaaacgCATGTTTGAATGACGAATAATGAATCTTTTTAGCGATCCAACTTTCTGTTTGTTGCTTTTGGGTGGGTACTTCGGATACAGTTTTTTAAACATAAGTGTTTTTTAGTTGCATTCGAATGAAATTCGAAATATGTCAGTTAGAATGGATAAAAGTCAAAGGATATAATATTATGCATGTAAATTTGCAATTGTATTGGCTCTTGTTTGCTCTTTTTT
This DNA window, taken from Trachemys scripta elegans isolate TJP31775 chromosome 8, CAS_Tse_1.0, whole genome shotgun sequence, encodes the following:
- the LOC117881581 gene encoding protocadherin alpha-3-like isoform X7; translation: MALFRRDSLVTRQLLRLVLLHTVWEVGSGQVRYSVPEESKHGTFVGRLAQDLGLEVAELVFRMFRMVSNGRRDYFEVNLQNGVLFVNSRIDREELCGQSPLCAIDLEVIVDKPLRIFHVEVEIQDINDNAPVFSVNEQNLSIAESLTLPGSRFPLEGASDADIGTNSLLTYKLSPSEHFIVEEKTKEKSKSLMLVLKKPLDREEIPAHHLLLTAIDGGKPELTGTVQLVITVLDANDNAPVFNQSVYQIKLLENAPNGTLVIKLNATDMDEGINKNISYSFTNQISPNIRKVFRIEQNTGEIRIKGNIDFEDINLFEIQVEAKDKGNPPLVGHCKVLIDVLDVNDNAPELAVTSLSLPVPEDAPPGTVVALISVSDRDSGDNGKVTCSIPPNLPFRLVSTFKNYHSLVLAEAVDRERVSEYKILVTARDEGTPSLSASSSILVPIADVNDNAPAFPQPVYRVFVKENNPPGAHLFTVSASDPDLRENAFVSYSVVERSVGEQPLSSYISVHSESGHIYALQPFDYEELQVLQFQVSARDAGFPSLCGNVTVQLFVLDENDNAPAVSPAGSGRGSPGPELVPLSAGAGHVVGKIRAVDADSGYNAWLRYEVQEPRAAGPFRVGVYSGEISTTRALEEADGPSQRLVILVKDHGEPALSATATVSLSLVESPQAVKWDSRQKGGSEGPLVDMNVSLMIAICSVSGLFVLVIVVYVGLRCHPGPEVMCGPGKATVVCSSEVGSWSYSQRQSRNLCVGEGTTKNDLMVFSPNFPNSAENKEKETPNLCGTPKQPNPDWHYSASLRAGIQSAVHMEEAGILRGGPGGPEQLWPTVSSATPEPEAGEVSPPVGAGVNSNSWTFKYGPGNPKQAGPGELPDKFIIPGSPAIISIRQEPPNSQIDKSDFITFGKKEETKKKKKKKKGNKTQEKKEKGNSTTDNSDQ